One genomic region from Cucumis melo cultivar AY chromosome 9, USDA_Cmelo_AY_1.0, whole genome shotgun sequence encodes:
- the LOC103482945 gene encoding uncharacterized protein LOC103482945, which yields MDSRSRRRVLIDDRSPASGAVERPDVAGPNDDVQGLKFRPSDGNVTEDQEPFMGIKVRRKASLHRDYKGDYIDVPSNQFLMKILQKQGEQSVLFADKVLKFTASGKMKRRILLITEFAIYIIDPETDTLKRRIALAAVDKICLSELSDNFFTIVIPTEYDILMASTRKTEIVTVLVEAFKSSSDYELEVVFSNRFAYNAGGELIKEILFEEVEGGVKTRILRKQE from the exons ATGGACTCCAGATCCCGGAGGCGGGTCCTCATCGACGACCGATCCCCAGCTTCCGGAGCTGTGGAACGACCGGATGTTGCCGGACCCAACGACGATGTGCAAGGATTGAAATTCCGACCCTCCGATGGGAATGTGACTGAAGATCAGGAGCCCTTCATGGGCATCAAGGTCCGTCGAAAAGCCTCTCTTCATCGTGATTACAAGGGGGATTACATCGACGTGCCCTCGAATCAATTCTTGATGAAAATCCTGCAAAAACAAG GTGAACAGAGTGTGCTTTTTGCAGATAAAGTCTTGAAGTTCACTGCTTCTGGGAAGATGAAAAGGCGGATTCTTTTAATAACAGAGTTCGCCATCTATATCATTGACCCAGAAACTGATACCCTTAAAAGGAGGATAGCCCTGGCTGCTGTAGATAAGATATGTTTAAGCGAACTAAGTGATAACTTCTTTACAATTGTGATTCCAACCGAATATGACATACTGATGGCAAGTACTCGGAAAACGGAGATTGTTACAGTTTTGGTTGAAGCCTTTAAGAGTTCATCTGATTATGAACTTGAGGTTGTATTCTCCAACAG GTTTGCATACAATGCCGGAGGTGAACTGATAAAAGAAATTCTGTTTGAGGAAGTCGAAG GTGGTGTGAAAACAAGAATTTTGAGGAAGCAGGAGTGA
- the LOC103482946 gene encoding probable inactive receptor kinase At4g23740: MGFKRDLEHVVFIFSAVFWFAATFSPVMSEPIKDKEALLDFINKMDHSHAINWKKSTALCKEWIGVQCNNAESQVVGLRLAEVGLHGSIPVNTLGRLSGLETLSLVSNYISGSFPFDFQKLRNLNSLYLENNRFSGPLPLDFSVWKNLSIIDLSNNAFNGSIPPSISNMTHLTTLNLANNSLSGEIPDLHLPSLQDLDLSNNFLTGNVPDSLQRFPSRAFSGNNLVPKIKNAVPPVRPGQSPNAKPSKKGTTTIGEAAILGIIIGGSAMGLAIAVILVVMCCSNRKVKNNASSKLDKQDLFVKKKGSETQSNNLKFFQSQSLEFDLEDLLRASSEVLGKGTSGTTYKATLEDGNAVAVKRLKEVSVSKKEFEQQMEVVGSIEHENVCGLRAYYYSKDEKLMVFDFYQRGSVSAMLHVAREKGQSPLDWETRLRIAIGAARGVARIHSQNCGKLLVHGNIKASNVFLNSHGYGCVSDAGVAALMNLMTPPATRSAGYRAPELKDSRKASQASDTYSFGVVLLELLTGKFPLHTKGGNGGDQIIHLVRWVNAVVREEWTAEVFDVELLRYPNIEEEMLETLQIALSCVGRVPDDRPAMADVAARLEGVRRVSVGSLPPVLPPALERGAEELIQIQVNVGEGEGEGGVPSRSN; this comes from the exons ATGGGCTTCAAAAGGGACCTGGAGCATGTCGTCTTCATTTTCTCTGCAGTTTTCTGGTTTGCAGCAACTTTTTCTCCGGTCATGTCAGAGCCGATCAAAGACAAGGAAGCTTTGCTTGATTTTATTAACAAGATGGATCACTCACACGCGATCAATTGGAAAAAGAGCACTGCTTTGTGCAAAGAGTGGATTGGAGTTCAATGCAACAATGCCGAATCTCAAGTTGTAGGTTTGCGATTGGCTGAAGTTGGCTTACATGGTTCGATCCCAGTGAACACTCTTGGTCGACTATCGGGACTTGAAACTCTGAGCCTAGTATCAAATTACATATCAGGGTCTTTCCCTTTTGACTTCCAAAAACTGAGAAATCTCAACTCACTTTACTTGGAGAACAACAGGTTTTCTGGTCCATTGCCATTGGATTTCTCAGTATGGAAGAATCTCAGCATCATTGATTTGTCCAACAATGCATTCAATGGGAGCATCCCTCCCTCAATATCAAACATGACGCATCTAACAACATTAAACCTCGCCAATAACTCACTCTCTGGTGAGATTCCAGACCTCCACCTTCCTAGTTTGCAGGACTTGGATCTTTCGAACAACTTCCTCACAGGGAATGTCCCTGATTCCCTTCAAAGATTTCCAAGTCGGGCATTCTCCGGTAACAACCTTGTCCCCAAGATTAAGAATGCCGTTCCTCCAGTTCGTCCTGGACAGTCGCCCAATGCAAAGCCATCAAAGAAAGGTACAACAACAATTGGTGAAGCAGCAATTTTAGGCATTATAATTGGAGGTTCTGCAATGGGGTTAGCTATAGCAGTCATTTTGGTGGTTATGTGCTGCTCAAACAGAAAAGTGAAAAACAATGCCTCATCGAAGCTGGACAAACAAGATTTGTTTGTAAAGAAAAAGGGATCTGAGACACAAAGCAACAATCTCAAGTTTTTTCAAAGTCAGAGCCTTGAGTTTGACTTGGAGGACTTGTTGAGGGCGTCTTCCGAGGTGCTCGGGAAGGGGACGTCTGGGACGACATATAAGGCAACATTAGAAGACGGGAATGCTGTGGCAGTGAAGAGGTTGAAGGAAGTGAGTGTTTCAAAGAAAGAATTTGAGCAGCAGATGGAAGTGGTAGGGAGCATTGAACATGAGAATGTGTGTGGTTTAAGGGCATATTATTATTCAAAGGATGAGAAACTCATGGTCTTCGACTTTTACCAACGTGGAAGTGTCTCTGCAATGTTGCATG TTGCAAGAGAGAAAGGGCAGTCTCCACTTGACTGGGAAACACGACTCCGTATCGCCATTGGCGCCGCCAGAGGAGTCGCTCGCATCCATTCACAAAACTGCGGCAAACTTCTTGTCCATGGAAACATCAAGGCATCAAACGTATTTCTAAACTCCCACGGCTACGGTTGCGTCTCCGACGCCGGTGTCGCTGCTCTCATGAACCTCATGACCCCACCAGCCACCAGATCCGCCGGATACCGTGCTCCCGAACTCAAGGACTCTCGCAAAGCATCTCAAGCCTCTGATACTTACAGCTTCGGCGTCGTGCTTCTCGAGCTCCTCACCGGAAAATTTCCACTGCATACGAAGGGAGGTAACGGTGGAGATCAGATAATCCACCTGGTGCGGTGGGTGAACGCGGTTGTCCGAGAGGAGTGGACGGCGGAGGTGTTCGATGTGGAGCTTTTGAGGTATCCGAACATAGAGGAGGAGATGTTAGAGACGTTGCAAATTGCGCTATCTTGTGTAGGAAGAGTTCCGGATGATCGGCCGGCAATGGCGGATGTTGCGGCTCGTTTGGAGGGAGTTCGCCGGGTGAGCGTAGGAAGTTTACCACCGGTGCTGCCGCCGGCGTTGGAACGCGGAGCGGAGGAGTTGATCCAAATTCAGGTGAACGTGGGTGAGGGTGAGGGTGAGGGTGGAGTTCCGTCGAGATCGAATTGA
- the LOC103482944 gene encoding ubiquitin-conjugating enzyme E2 10 produces MASKRILKELKDLQRDPPTSCSAGPVAEDMFHWQATIMGPPDSPYAGGVFLVTIHFPPDYPFKPPKVAFRTKVFHPNINSNGSICLDILKEQWSPALTISKVLLSICSLLTDPNPDDPLVPEIAHMYKTDRNKYETTARSWTQKYAMG; encoded by the exons ATGGCGTCCAAGCGGATCTTGAAGGAACTCAAGGATCTGCAGAGGGATCCTCCTACGTCTTGCAGTGCTG GTCCTGTAGCTGAAGACATGTTTCACTGGCAAGCAACCATAATGGGACCACCAGACAGTCCCTATGCTGGTGGTGTCTTCCTTGTCACCATTCACTTCCCTCCAGACTACCCATTTAAGCCTCCCAAG GTAGCGTTCAGAACAAAGGTATTCCACCCAAATATAAACAGCAATGGAAGCATTTGCCTGGACATATTGAAAGAGCAATGGAGCCCTGCCCTAACCATTTCTAAG GTGTTGCTTTCAATCTGTTCTTTGTTAACGGATCCTAATCCTGACGATCCATTGGTGCCGGAGATTGCTCACATGTACAAGACAGACAGGAACAAGTATGAAACTACCGCAAGGAGCTGGACCCAGAAGTACGCCATGGGGTAA